In Trifolium pratense cultivar HEN17-A07 linkage group LG7, ARS_RC_1.1, whole genome shotgun sequence, a genomic segment contains:
- the LOC123895264 gene encoding uncharacterized protein LOC123895264, translated as MAKRELSSVLKNLKFMQRAAAREEKPEKVEEEVKHDASFGSTPTVSRKCVVIVEGDPRPGAFKGRMSFQSFNPTVDKLNEEEVRLNQPVAKTTISSNQNANVSVRENTSSAEGTDSANKNKNSNEVNGNGKRIQSEGNEAQYPNKSPKNDQGNKHSSTSSSLGSFKKPPSGDKLNWNVLRSSSVKQNR; from the exons ATGGCAAAGCGCGAACTTTCAAGCGTATTGAAGAACTTGAAG TTCATGCAAAGAGCAGCTGCAAGAGAGGAGAAACCTGAGAAAGTAGAAGAAGAGGTTAAACATGATGCAAGTTTTGGTTCAACCCCAACTGTTTCTAgaaaatg TGTGGTCATAGTGGAAGGTGATCCTCGTCCTGGAGCATTTAAAGGTCGAATGTCATTTCAAAGTTTTAATCCAACTGTTGAT AAATTAAATGAGGAAGAAGTAAGACTTAATCAGCCTGTAGCCAAAACTACCATTTCTAGTAATCAAAATGCTAATGTGTCTGTTAG AGAAAATACCTCTTCAGCTGAAGGTACAGATAGTGCTAACAAGAACAAAAACAGTAACGAGGTTAATGGAAATGGTAAAAGGATACAGAGTGAAGGTAATGAAGCACAATATCCTAACAAATCACCCAAGAATGATCAGGGGAACAAACACTCATCGACCAGCAGTAGTTTGGGCTCTTTCAAAAAACCGCCGTCTGGAGATAAGCTAAACTGGAATGTTCTTAGATCATCTAGCGTCAAGCAAAATAGATGA